The following proteins are encoded in a genomic region of Nicoliella spurrieriana:
- a CDS encoding winged helix-turn-helix domain-containing protein — protein MNTILLLTNHLKLAMKINAAGNNRGFFINNFTNISDIDSYLNNSKIVGIVWDLEVTKTFKDSLKALKAVRKSFGGPIIAIEKKHNLEHEQAIFESHIDDYMFDLTEGLGVILRIEQRNWVYNRLNNSDTNETKISKQNNLIKYKNFTVDLKHFQVKYYDENMKLTPKEFYLMNYLIRHSGMVLSREKIYNGVWGSEQDEFSYISSRIVDMHVSHLRDKLKNLANDEAKIKTIRGFGYQFE, from the coding sequence ATGAATACGATTCTGTTATTGACGAATCATTTAAAATTAGCAATGAAGATTAATGCTGCTGGTAATAATCGGGGCTTCTTTATTAATAACTTTACTAATATTTCTGATATTGATAGTTACCTTAATAACTCAAAAATTGTTGGAATTGTTTGGGATTTGGAAGTAACTAAAACTTTTAAGGATTCTTTGAAAGCTTTAAAAGCAGTTCGGAAAAGTTTCGGTGGTCCAATCATTGCAATTGAAAAAAAGCACAATTTAGAGCACGAGCAAGCAATTTTTGAGTCGCATATTGATGACTATATGTTTGATCTGACTGAAGGGTTAGGGGTTATTTTAAGGATTGAACAACGAAATTGGGTTTACAATCGCTTAAATAATAGTGATACGAATGAAACAAAAATTAGTAAACAAAATAACCTAATTAAATATAAAAACTTTACGGTGGATTTAAAACATTTTCAGGTAAAGTACTATGATGAAAATATGAAATTAACTCCTAAGGAGTTTTATTTAATGAACTACTTGATTCGACATAGCGGAATGGTTCTTAGTCGTGAAAAAATTTATAATGGCGTTTGGGGATCTGAACAGGATGAATTTTCTTATATTTCATCGCGAATCGTTGATATGCACGTTAGTCACCTCCGTGATAAATTAAAAAATTTAGCCAATGATGAAGCGAAAATCAAGACGATTCGTGGATTTGGGTATCAATTTGAATAA
- the rbsU gene encoding ribose/proton symporter RbsU: MNTVALLIGLGPLFGWGLFPTIASKIGGKPNNQILGTTIGTLFLAILFALIRGLKIPTGSAFILSMLSGIGWDFGQILAFKSYQLIGSSRTMPITTALQLIVTSLWGVFALGNWPSINEKIVGIAALIVIIIGAIMTSWQEKRDQTSSANLSKATVLLVIGVFGYWFYSAGPQAANVDGVHAFLPQAIGMVLGAVIYNLFSIKKENVFKEKVSYMQIFAGFFFGFAALTYLVSAQPNMNGLATGFVLSQTSVIVATITGIFFLNQRKTGKELAVTVIGLILILISATVTAFL; the protein is encoded by the coding sequence GTGAATACTGTTGCATTGTTAATTGGATTAGGGCCGTTGTTCGGATGGGGACTATTTCCCACGATTGCATCTAAAATTGGTGGTAAACCTAATAACCAAATTCTTGGAACAACCATTGGAACGTTATTTTTAGCAATCCTATTCGCATTAATTAGGGGATTAAAGATTCCAACAGGAAGCGCTTTTATCTTATCAATGTTATCTGGAATCGGTTGGGATTTTGGGCAGATTTTGGCATTCAAGTCATACCAATTAATTGGTTCTTCACGGACGATGCCAATTACTACTGCTTTACAATTGATCGTGACATCATTATGGGGTGTATTCGCTCTTGGTAATTGGCCATCCATTAATGAAAAAATAGTTGGAATTGCTGCATTAATTGTAATTATCATCGGGGCCATTATGACCTCTTGGCAAGAAAAAAGGGATCAGACTAGTTCTGCTAATTTAAGTAAAGCTACGGTTTTATTGGTCATTGGGGTCTTTGGATATTGGTTTTATTCAGCAGGACCACAAGCTGCTAATGTTGATGGTGTTCATGCCTTCTTGCCACAAGCAATTGGAATGGTTCTAGGTGCTGTTATCTACAATCTCTTTTCCATCAAAAAGGAAAATGTTTTTAAGGAAAAGGTATCGTACATGCAAATCTTTGCTGGATTCTTCTTTGGATTCGCAGCACTTACTTACTTAGTATCTGCCCAACCCAATATGAACGGTTTAGCAACCGGTTTCGTTCTTTCACAAACCTCTGTGATTGTTGCTACAATCACTGGAATTTTCTTCTTAAATCAAAGAAAAACTGGTAAAGAATTAGCCGTAACGGTAATTGGATTAATTTTAATCCTTATTTCAGCAACCGTAACTGCTTTTCTATAA
- a CDS encoding GtrA family protein — translation MLNKIYQKNKEAIDYLFWGVLTTVLNYILFFILSKSPVTGAQINNSGFWLNFYNTLVGIICTLFAFVTNRKFVFHSKSTGLKNYIKELSIFVPGRLGSIVMEDVIMSIGHVYFGVSTLIMKVIGEIFVIVFNYVWSKFAVFRKR, via the coding sequence ATGTTAAATAAAATATATCAAAAAAATAAGGAAGCAATTGACTATCTATTCTGGGGCGTCTTAACAACGGTCCTAAATTACATCCTGTTTTTTATTCTATCTAAGTCGCCAGTTACTGGTGCGCAAATCAATAACTCTGGATTTTGGCTTAATTTCTACAACACATTAGTAGGTATCATTTGTACCCTATTTGCATTCGTTACAAACCGTAAATTTGTATTTCACTCTAAAAGCACTGGCCTGAAAAACTATATTAAAGAACTAAGTATCTTTGTTCCTGGTCGACTAGGATCAATCGTAATGGAAGACGTTATTATGTCCATTGGGCATGTCTATTTCGGCGTTTCCACTTTGATTATGAAGGTAATCGGAGAAATCTTTGTAATTGTATTTAACTACGTTTGGTCTAAGTTTGCCGTCTTTAGAAAAAGATAG
- a CDS encoding glycosyltransferase family 2 protein, producing MEQIGLIIPCYNEEESIDLFFQTTERVFQEMNQNAFKYEPYYLFIDDGSSDNTLVKIKQLQTAHPDAIHYISFSRNFGKESAMAAGLKNVKGKFIAIMDVDLQDPPALLPKMLKIINTEDYDCVGCVQKSRKQNPLRAFLSTSFYRVINWISAVHIKPNVRDYRLMTRQYVDSVLELKEYNRFTKGIFSWVGFKTKYIEYDGVPRAVGQTHWSMYQLINYSLEGIVDFSDAPLKLSTFVGLFSCFLSIIGLLFVIIRALFFGGSVAGWPSMVSVILLIGGIQLFCLGLVGNYIGKIYLETKERPKYIIKEKK from the coding sequence ATGGAACAAATTGGGCTAATCATTCCTTGTTATAATGAAGAAGAGTCAATTGACCTATTCTTTCAAACAACGGAAAGGGTCTTTCAAGAAATGAACCAAAATGCGTTTAAGTATGAACCATACTATTTATTTATCGATGATGGGTCATCAGATAATACCCTAGTTAAAATTAAACAACTACAAACTGCCCACCCTGATGCGATTCACTACATCTCATTTTCAAGAAACTTTGGAAAAGAATCTGCAATGGCTGCTGGTTTAAAAAATGTCAAGGGTAAATTCATTGCAATCATGGACGTTGATTTACAAGACCCTCCAGCATTGCTGCCTAAAATGTTAAAAATCATAAACACCGAGGATTACGACTGCGTGGGTTGTGTCCAAAAATCTAGAAAACAAAATCCACTTCGAGCCTTTTTATCTACTAGCTTTTATCGGGTTATTAATTGGATTTCGGCAGTTCACATTAAACCTAACGTCCGTGATTACCGCCTTATGACCCGTCAATATGTCGATAGCGTTCTTGAATTAAAGGAATACAATCGATTTACTAAGGGGATTTTTAGCTGGGTTGGCTTTAAAACCAAATATATTGAATATGATGGAGTTCCAAGGGCAGTTGGTCAAACCCACTGGTCAATGTATCAACTAATTAACTACTCATTAGAGGGGATTGTAGACTTTTCAGATGCCCCACTCAAGTTATCAACCTTTGTGGGACTATTTTCATGCTTTTTATCCATCATTGGTTTATTATTCGTTATCATTCGAGCTTTATTTTTTGGTGGATCCGTAGCTGGTTGGCCATCAATGGTATCGGTGATTCTATTAATTGGCGGAATTCAACTATTCTGCTTAGGGCTTGTTGGTAACTACATTGGCAAAATTTACCTTGAAACTAAGGAACGACCAAAATACATTATAAAAGAAAAGAAGTAA
- the wecB gene encoding non-hydrolyzing UDP-N-acetylglucosamine 2-epimerase, which produces MNAPIKVMTIFGTRPEAIKMAPIILAMKKQPEQFKPITVVSAQHREMLDQVLNVFKIKPDYDLNVMKPNQTLGGITNAVISGLAPIIDEARPDIILVHGDTTTTFAAAISSFYHQIPLGHVEAGLRTWDKYSPYPEEMNRQMTDVLADLYFAPTQLSMDNLLLENHRKQNIFITGNTAIDALEQTVAHNYQHSVLSEINSNHRMILLTMHRRENHGEPMRRTFNTIKAELNRHPDVEVVYPVHLSPVVQKVAHECFDGDSRVHLIDPLGVVDFHNMAARSYFIMTDSGGVQEEAPSLGKPVLVLRDETERPEGVDAGTLKLVGTDPTKIKQGMESLLDNEQAYQKMANAQNPYGDGKAATRILAAIKNNLKRVTH; this is translated from the coding sequence ATGAATGCCCCAATCAAAGTAATGACTATTTTTGGAACGCGTCCTGAAGCAATTAAGATGGCGCCAATTATATTAGCAATGAAAAAGCAACCGGAACAATTTAAACCAATTACTGTTGTGTCAGCTCAACATCGTGAAATGCTAGATCAGGTACTGAACGTATTTAAAATTAAACCGGATTATGATTTAAATGTAATGAAACCCAATCAGACATTGGGGGGGATTACAAATGCAGTAATTAGCGGATTGGCACCAATTATTGATGAAGCTAGGCCAGACATCATCCTGGTTCATGGGGATACCACGACCACATTTGCCGCAGCGATTAGTAGTTTTTACCATCAAATTCCGCTGGGACACGTTGAAGCAGGTTTAAGGACATGGGATAAGTATTCTCCATACCCAGAGGAAATGAATCGCCAGATGACTGATGTATTAGCTGATTTATACTTTGCACCGACTCAGTTAAGTATGGATAATTTATTACTTGAAAATCATCGTAAACAAAATATCTTTATAACTGGCAATACGGCAATTGATGCTTTGGAACAAACTGTGGCTCATAATTATCAACATTCTGTCCTGTCTGAAATTAATTCAAATCATCGAATGATTTTGTTAACGATGCACCGGCGTGAAAACCATGGTGAACCAATGCGTCGAACTTTTAATACCATTAAAGCTGAGTTAAATCGCCATCCCGATGTTGAAGTGGTTTATCCTGTTCATTTAAGCCCAGTCGTTCAAAAAGTAGCTCATGAATGCTTTGATGGTGATTCCAGAGTCCATTTGATTGATCCACTTGGGGTTGTAGATTTTCATAATATGGCCGCACGTAGTTATTTTATTATGACTGATTCTGGTGGGGTTCAGGAAGAAGCGCCATCACTTGGGAAACCAGTTTTAGTTTTGCGTGATGAAACTGAACGTCCTGAAGGGGTCGATGCAGGAACTTTAAAATTAGTGGGTACCGATCCTACCAAAATCAAGCAAGGAATGGAATCATTATTAGATAACGAGCAAGCATATCAAAAAATGGCAAATGC